The genomic segment gctggcCATTGAACACCTGCTCCAGCAATTCCTTCACGAGCAGTGTTGCTTtcagaacaaaaggaagaattttgttttctggggaGCGCTGAGAAACTAACCTGGAGTGTGCTGAGACTGAAACATCCAAAAACATCCTTTctcagggatgggaatgggctGAGAGCCCCGGAGAGCCCCGGAGTGGTGACCTGTGTGCAGGGCACAGGACCCAAGAGCCTGAGCTGGGAATTCACAGCAAATCTCCTCAGGCCATGAATGCGAGTCCTGGATATCAAACCTCAGACACCCAGCATGGCCACAggtgtgctgtgctgtcagAACACACCTGAGCCAGAAGATGCTCTGCCCACCAGGTGTTTCTGGGCAGGCCAAGCCTCCTCTGGGGCCTGACTTTATTTCTGCACTGAACTGTTAAGGCTCTGGGAGCCACTGGCAATTGTTACTGAAACTGGATTCAAATTTTCTCCTGCTGAACACCAGTGAAAATTGGTTCTGGAAGTTCCAAAGGAGGATGGATGGAagcacagagccctggcagcTCTCAGAGGGACTGCCCACACTGTTCTCAGTGCCTTAGGAACACCCTCCTCGAGCTTCACCTCTTGCATGCTCCTGTCTGTTAGCCACTGAAATAACTTACCTGACATCccaaacacagcttttaaagACACGCCTTTTGTCTTTGCAGATCATGTGAAGAAGACTGTGATACAGATGAAGTCTTATCTCCCCCTGAAACTGGAGACAAGTCAGACAAGCTAGTTCTCTCAGATCTCTCAGCATAGAGAAGTGGAAGACACTTAACCAATCTCTTTCAAACTGGAGAGCATTCAGTCCCAAGGCACTTGGGGGTTTTCTTAAGTCCAGCATTGGAACAATGTGCTTTATTTGTACACTGTAACTTGAGaaccctttttctctccctgtgtAATTGCAATAAGGTAATTTCtataaaaaggctttttacaATGTGCTCTCGTGCACACTCATTGCCAATGGTGATGGCACCTTGTTTCATTTCTAGATGAATTCTGTTATGTCCCCAGATGTGCAATAAATGCCAGCATCTAAtggctgcctgtgccagctgcaTGCAGCACTGACAGTCAGTTCAGCCCTGTGCCACCCTGTCCCCTTGACTTTACACCAGGAGTGACAAAAGAGCTGTCAAATGAACTCCAATTTACATCTAGAAATCTTTTAAAACACAAGTCACAATCAAGTCCTTTTTGTTCTTCATGTCCTGGAAATGAAGGCAACGTGAAGGGAGAGTGAAGTCCCTCTGTGATTTGAACCACGAGCTCCTCCACGTGGTACTGGACACATTTCCCTGGTGCCCCTGTGGACAGTTCAAGCCCTCCACGATGGCACATTTCCCTGAGAACTGGAGGTACAGCTCACATTTCTACTGGGCATAAGATGATCTGCCTCTGTCCAGTGTTTTGTCTTTGTAGAATTCTGCTTTGTACAGGTGGGGTTTAGAgtatttacaaaagaaaaggacatCTGCTGTTGAGCTGGTGTGTTAAACTGCTGTGCCTCGGGTGCCCCAGTACCGTCCATTCcctgttctcctcctccccagagccttctgtGACCTGGAGCCTACTCCCAGAGCCTCAGCTGAGATACTGAAGAGAGAAACCAACCCAACCTTTTAACTAGTAAAGGAGTTAGTCTGTGTAATTgccaaaaatttattttctccccatGAATTAAGCCCCAGAGTCAGAGAGGAAATGCTGTAACTAATGAATTTTTGCTTTaagtgcaaaaaaattaaactgactTCCCCCCAGAATCCCAACTGGTGTCTCTGCTGACAGCAcccactgctggagctgggcctCCCAGTCAACTAGTGCCTGTCTTTGGTTCCCAGGGGATTAGAACATCCTCTTACCAGTTCCAGGGATGCACAAACAGTTCTGGGCCTTGCCTTCCCAGCTGGCAGATTTTATTGTAACTGTCAGAGTTGGGCCCCAGTGTTTGGTTGGTGTGTGTGCACTGTGTGTCCTGTTCCCTCCCTGGAGAGCATCCAGCTGTGCCTCCTGTGTGCATCCCTGCAGAATTCCTGTGTCCATCCCTGCAGAATTCCTGTGTGCATCCCTGCCAGGATTCCTGTGTGCATCCCTGCAGAATTCCTGTGTGCATCCCTCCAGGATTCCCAGgatccccactcccagcaggCCCCTCCAGGTGGCAGAGcccctgtgtgtccccacaGACACTGGCATGAGGGAACACTGATACCTGTGGTACCTCCAGGAGTTAACCACCAAATCAGTCATGGGCTGATCACTCCACTGTGGCCTCAGCTTGTCCAGGAGCCTTTGGAGCCCAGCACCTGCCTCCCAGTGTCCAGTGGGATGTGCTGATGCCTCGCTGGGGTCAGGAGCTTCCTCAGGATCCAAATCTGAACAAGAGCCAGTTTTCAGTTGTACTGGGCTTGGAGATCTGTTCTTTTTCCTGACCAAAGCTGCTGTTTTATCCAGAGGCACATATACCCCCCAGGATCCTGGGCTTGGGGTGTAGAAACTTTTGGATGCCCAGGTTGTTGGCAAAGGCCCTGCAGGGTGACTTGCATTCCATAATGCCAGCTGTGAGCAGGGAGCACTgaccagagcaggagcagcctctgGGAATGCAGCAAACACACAGTGGGTTTGAATCCATCTCCATCACTGGAACCTGCAGGGGAAAACCCTCCTGGGGCTCGTTCCACAAAGGCCCAAATGCAGCAGAACCTGGGGAATGACCACAGGATGGAAGTCCCACAACTGTTGGTTGTACCCAGCTCCATCCACCTTTTACTGGGAAGAACCTGGAGCAGGAATTCAGCCCTTCCCTGACTCCCAGGGCCCAGAGGGGCCTTTCAGTTGGATAACCTTTTAGATCTCTCCAAAGACAAAGATTCCTCAAAGCACAAGAAGAACCTGACCCTGTTCTAGGCCCAAGTGGAACCCCCTGGTCCTGCAGCGTCACCAGCTttgagctccagcagcactggggtgtTCCAGCCTCAGTCACCCACCACTTCAGgctcttcctccttctgcaGAGGGGCTTAAACTCCACCCATCCATCTCCCACCACACCAGCCTGGACCGGTGCCTTTCTTTGGAGAACTCAGTGCCTGGAGCCTGGTAAAACTCCCCAGTTGCCTTCAATAAGTGGATCCAGGAGCTTgtagctgctctgctgagccctTTGGTCCCCAAACTCAGGCCCTCTCTTCTACAGACAGAGCTTCACTGCTGCTACAGCAAAGCAGAGTTAATCCAAACCCAATTCCTGCTCCTTAGTAGGTCAACACAAGctaatccaggaaaaaaaacaatttgcAGCAAATGTTTTGCATTATATATTAGAACAAATTACAGAAGTCACTCTTTTTGTGGTGGCAGTGCAAAAACCTGCAGGAATTTTAAGTTATTTACTCCAGGAGCAGGAATCCATTCCCTGTCACCAATGTACTTGAAAATATAACTCAGTAGGCACAGATGCTTTAGGAAAGAAGGTCTCCTGCACCCTGTTTGGGACTCAGCCCTgtccacagctgctctggatgGAGGATTAAACTCTGCAGGATTTAGGTGAGGTAAATTTGGGAGCTCCCATCCTACTTCTGAGCTTTTCTTTCTGGGATAGTCAAGACAAGGATGCTTGTGcccacagcagcctcagggctCAGCCAGCTCCTGGAGCCAAGCAACCAAGGAATCCCTGCCCTGAGGGCTTGGAGGAGCCCCCCTGGCTCTGAGTCTGCCTCCTGTCAGTGCCACTTGAGATGCTGCAGCCCTTTAAGGCCAGATCCTGCCTTTTTCCTTGCAAACCCGGTTCACACTGGGCTCTATTTTGAGCTGGACCCGTTTCCTTAGGAGTGGTCAGAAAAGTGAGTAAATTCAGATTTGCTTGATAAAAATCCCTTTGTGCTTGTTTGTCCTCTCTGGTCTGCTGCTGTCCAGCAAAATTCCATCCTCTGTCCTTACAAACCCCCTGCTTTGGACCGTGTGTCCCCCGTGTGGTGTCTGTGCAGTGCTGAGATCACAGACACGGCTCAGTGTCGCTGCTGCCACGGTCCCACCGGGATTGTtgcttccttcctcccacccctcagcGGCACTCACTGCATCCCAGCTCCGGGAGCAAAGCCCGGGCACTgccccagctcctctctgcctggGAGTGGCACAGACAGGGACAGCAAAGGGATTCCACTGCGCTCCTGAAGGAAGGGTTTAAGGGAGCTCCCTCGAGATGCTCTAACAAGGTACTGGGCTTaagtttctgaaacaaaataagcCTGAAAGGCTAAAAAACGGCTCGTGGAAGTGTGGTTTTAACAGTCTGGATTTGGAGTTTCTAGATCAGGGCTATGCAAAAAACCCTGAACCTCAGTGACCAGCACGAGCTACTGTAAGGAAAACATGAACAGAGCTTCCCCTTCTGTGCTCCTctcctggctgtggcactggggCAGGGGCTTGGAAACTGAgcatttaataataataatggttCTCATACTTTGTAAAAGTAGTTTTGGAGACATTTTGTGCTGGCATGGTTTGACCTTTGTATTTTTACTTcgtaatttcttctctttttttggcaAATAAAGGACTTTTGAGTTTTAAAAGGGAAACCTGTCCATAGTGGTGGGGCGGAGTGTGACTGTTCACTCCACCTCCGGCTGCTGTCCCAAAATCACCTTCCCTGCTCTGGTGAGTTCACATCAGCACATCTGCCAAAGCCAGCAAAGCCAGAATTCCAGGCTTTCTTCTCACAAACACCGGGACAAAGCAGAGTGACCACTTACCTGCctcacatcctcctcctcagcacGGAGCACTGTCCCTGGGATGACTTACCAAGACACCAAGCTCCCTCATTTGAACCTggcctgaaaaaaaaggagacatcCTCTGCATCTTTTGTGAGTggaatgaaggaaaacaaaacaaaacaaagaggaaaagggaaaaaaaaaaaggtgaaaagaaaaaacaggaaaagcagtgatgccttttctaatttttattatatGCTAATGCTCAAGCAGAGTGTTGCATCACCAGGGGGGTGCCCGAGTGTGTCTGTGTCACAGTCAccttttggtgggttttttagaATATCAAAAGCCCTTCAACTGGAAAAATGGACTTGTTAAGACCAAAGATGTGCCTGTGATGTTCCCAGTACCACCAGGAATAGCATTACCTGCCTTCCAGAGCGGatttcctcagctgtgctgcacattTGGGATGATTCTGCTTCTTTGGTTCGTTTCACCTCTCCAAGCCAGTTAGCAATCAAAAGTTGTTTTATAATTATGATTTGTATAGAATTTAAATCCATAAGAAATGCAGGGGGGGGAAGTGGTGCTTCTTGCCTGCAGTAAaaaggtgctgctgtgctggatgaGGCCAGAATCTGCTCCATTCCTGGGCCACATCTCTGTGAGCTGTTCCTTGAAAGTCTTGGGGTttccctggaggagcagctccttgCTGTGCCAGAAGTACCTGCCTGGGAGAACAGGCTGCTCCGGTTTTATTTCCCTGTAACTCTGCAGGTTTTTCTGAACACTGGTGTTtgcaggggctgcctggggggcactgctggcagggcaggctctgcccagggagcagctggtgctgccagcaggaacATCTGGGACAgatccctgtgccaggctctgccccCAGGGGCCACACGAGCCAGAGGGGGAACggcccctgctgggagagcagccaaggggccactgtgcttccctgtccctcctccctgtgGCATTTAATCCCACCCCACTGATTTATCTTggaatcactaaggttggaaaagacctccaggatccCCAAGTCCAGCCTTTGCCAGAGTGCCACCATGCCCATGGAACAGCATCACCAAGTGCAGCATCCACTCCTTCCTTGGACATTTTGGAACAGGTACCGTGTGTGATGCATGGGAAGAGCCTCTCCATtcccaggagaagggggagaacTTCATTTTCTTGGAAGACCATGGTCAGACCTCGCTGGTCACAGCACTGATTTTGTACCACTACCCATGACCAtgaactgctgctttttctttcgGATGCAGCTCTACAAATTACGGGGGTTTTAATAAAGTTTGGAAGTTAATCCCTGTCTCCCAAGAGGACTGGGAAGAAAGCTGGAATATCACACACTTGCCTCTATGAAAAGAAATCCCTGAGCAGCTTCCTCTGTGCTAATGCTGAGAACAGTTCCCCAGATCCACAGTCCCTCAGGAGGAACACTGGGAATTCCAGCTGGAGCTCCACTGATCCTTGAACTGCCACCAGTGACTCCCCAGGCGGGGATGGGCAGGGGGCAGGGCCCTGCTCTGGGGGTGTGGGGCCGAGGTCTCCCTCTGCTCTTGGACCACGGGGAGGAAGGGCCCCAACCAGGACAGTTTCCAACTGGGACCGCTGCAGTTCCTGCCAGCACCGAGCTGAGCCCTCCCACTGCTCAGCTCCTCAGGAACAACTAGCCAGGAGGGCGACGAAACCAAAGCAAGCCAAGCCTAATTTAAACAATTACAGAATTAGTCATCACTGGACTAAGTAGTATTTAGAGCAGTATTCAGACAATAAGTTCAACATATGCCACACTGATGCCCTCAGCAGTTGCAAAATAGAATTAGAAAACTAACATTTATTAAAtcaatttgaattttaatataCATTTCAAGAATGTGGCAGcataaaaggaaatgtttttaaaaacaacctgAATCTACCATTTGCAGTTTTACATGAACCATCAGGGCTCTCCTGTCGACAGCTCCAAAACACGCTTGACCTAAATTCTCCAACTTTTGGTACCGCACTGGATGCAGCAGTGAGATAGTAAAGATTCCAAATACTCCCACATTTCTGGAGCAAAGGTactttgtatttaatttaatgaaagTCCTAAAAATGTACCATCAACAATCTCAGCAAAACTTAACAGCTCTGCAAAAGCATTCCCAAACAACCCATGCTGTGCAGTTcactcccagctctgggggctgctTCGCTTACACGTAGTGGACTAATAAACAGATTTACATTAGTAGGTCACGATCAAACCACCAAATTAGGAACTGGTAGGATCCTTCTGGGTCAACACAAAAATCACATACAAGTTTaactaaatacattttaataggACATCGTTAAATCTCAGGAGGGCTAAAAAACACAGATCTTAGGTACTCGGGTTGGCAAATAAAGACAAGAATACTAAGAAGCATTTTCCACCATTTACTCattatcaaaaatatttttcaactcttcttgcaaaacaaaaacaaaaaagtacaGACTGGACACGTacatcacatttttcttcctatgGCTTTAaccccccaccctgcccacccCACAGAAAAGACGGGGggagaaacaaaccaaaaccaacaaaaagctCTGACCACATTCACAGAAAATGACACCATGGTACACTACAAAACAAAAGGAGGTGCCATTTGTGTCCAAAGGGGTTTGCTCATGTCTCCGGTGAGGAACCGCCACTGTACGTGCTTTGTGCCAGGTCAAAGCCCCTGGCACCGCCCCAGGGGCCTGCGGGCAAcgggaggtgggagcaggggaggaacTCAACAACCCACACGCTGCTGAACACGCCCTTGAAACAGGAATTGCCTTTGAGATGAGACAGAAACGCTCGTGTTCTAGTCAGCCCACCCTCAGGTTGTGCTGTATCACTGCAAGAGGAGAGATTTTTGCCCTCCCAAAGCAGTCTGACTTCTGTAACTGCACAGCTAAACTCTTGGGCTCCCTGCTTAGGGACTGTGCTGGAATCAACCATCTTTGTGTAAAACTGAGTTCCTGACAGGAATTCTTTCATTGTAACACTTTTCCAGATAAGCTCTTGACAACTTTGTGTTATGTTTCCATTTTCGAGCCTTTTGGCCCAGGTTGGTTGAAAAGCACTGACCTTCAAAAGCTACTTTTAGCATTTTAGTAGAAAATGAGATAGATTTGGGGTGGAGTGAGCTATACATAGCTTATTGTGTTTAGCAAACACCCAGAATGTTTGACCTTGGACAGCCATCGATCCTCTGCCCCGGCTGGAAGGTGCCTGTCAGTGGAGAACTCCCCTCGGAGGGAGGAGCTGTCATGGTACAAACAGGACCAAAGTCCCCCCAGTGCTGTGGAATCTCTGTATCCTGGCACTGAAAATCAGCCAAGGGGTCTCTCTGTAACCCACAACcccccttctcttctctagaagCAACAGCAGTAAAAACAGCAGGAActcaagaagaaaacagggggagcaggaaagggagaggatGGTGCTACCAAAAGTGGAGCCTTGGCTGGGTCCAAGCGCTGCTCTCCCCCTGCCAAAGCCAGCAGTGACATCACCCAGGGGGAGCTGGCACAGAGGGGTGACTGAGCAGGGACAcggccctggagctgccaggggtGATGTTGTTCCCAGGACGGTGTATCCGAGCAGTCTGACCTGGCATCTGCCCgaccctcctgcccctgcctgcagcctgaGCTGCCTTCTGGCCTGTCAGCTTTGTAAGGTATTTACTAATCCTGTCTGTAATTGTGAGCTGTTCCCTAGAGCAGATACCCAGTTCCCACAGGCAGCCAGTACCTACCCTTGCCAGACTGtgtcctcctcctgcctttcccacagGAGTACCGGGTCATTCCCTGCTCAGGGTGACTGTAACCCATGGACAGTCAGTCTTCCACACCACAGTGTAGCACCGTTGAGATGGACTAACCAGATGCCACCACTCTACACTGGAGCCGAAGCTTTGACTGAGCACAAAGCACGAGCAAGTACAATGAGGTCAATATATTCCTGTCAAAGATCTTGTGATAAAATCATTTACATCAGCAATCGATCTCAAACTATGAGGTGCTGTAAGAACTAAAAACAGTTTTAGGGTAACTCCTCCATTATCTGCAACTATTTCCCAGACACTAATACACAGAACATAGCAATGAAAAACACTTGATACAAGTGATCTAAACGCAGGAGCTCCAGCAAGTTAAACAGAACCATAGCTGCCTTAAACCTGTAGCAGTTCCCCTACGGagggcagggaaaagaaagacagactCAGCAGTCATATCTCATGTCTATAGCTTCATCCAAACTTTTCTCGTCATGTGTACTGGCAGCTAAAAACGTCGTTACTGGTGACCCTGTCACATTGATTACACTGGTGCTCGTGCTGGCATTGCGCACCGCAATGCTCGTCACGTTAATGCCCAAAGTCAGCCGGGTCTGCTCCAAGGCCTTTTCTGGCACTGCAAACGCCTCCAGCTTCTTCTCCCCGTTGGCCATGTAGGAGTTTTGGCAGCCACGGCATATGCAGTCAAGGCAGGCTTTGCGGTTCGAGTAGCAAGGGCAGCGTTGGCCACGGCAGGTAAGAACACTTGGATTTTGGGTGGCACGACCACATTTAcaccctttcttttcttgtggCTTTTTATACACAGTTTTTGTTGGGCTTCCTGGCATAACGTTACTGCTGGGAACTTTCTCCTTTGCCTTGTCTTTCGTTTTCAGCACCCCCGGTTTGGCTTTCGGGTGGGATTTCTTAGGGGCATGTTCTAGGttctttttcatgcttttgttAGACAGGAGCACAGTTTTACTGATTTTGGGGGTGGTGCCTCCGTTGGGTACAGTCGCAATGGGCTGCAGAGACATTTTGTTCTCCTGTTTCACCGTCACGGGAGCCGACGCTCCCAGGGTTGGGCCGCAGATGATGCTGGAGATGGGCAGAGGTTGGACCTTCTCACTGTCGCTTTCGGAGCGGGACCGCTTCCTGTTCAACTTCACCACCTTGGGCGTGGCCGCCGTGCAGGAGATGCCGTGAGGAGAAGCCTCCGTGGACATGAAAATGTTAtggctgaggggagggggggagagctgcaggaaggggcCGTTGGCCATGTTCGCCTCCAGGCCGGGCTGCAGGCCCGAGTCGCAGACCTCGGTGCCGGACACGGTCTCCAGGCTGCGCAGCACCTCCTCCACGCTGAGCAGCAGCGACCCGCCCGGCTTCATGTCCTCGCTGAAGCCGCAGATGTCGATGCCCGCGGGGCACAGGTCGCCGCCCGACACGGGGTCGCACACGGGCTGCAGGCCGCCCGGCAGCTCCTCCGTCTTGATGTAGTCCCCGGCGCCGCAGACGTCGATGGCGCTGGCGTGCTCCGGGGACGGCAGGCTCACCCCCAGCTTCTCCCCCGGCAGCCCGTTACAGCTGGGCAGCCCGTTGATGGCCGAGCCCCGGCCGTCCGCGTTGTGCGCGGCCTCGGGCACCGAGGGGAACCCCGCCGGGGCGTCGCTGGGCAGCTCCGAGGTGGAGGGGACCGGGGAATGTGTcaggcacagagccagggctgcGTCGGAAGGTTTCTCGGCGTCCTCGTGCAGGGGGGACCCATCCttgagcagggccagcaggtCTGCCGAGCAATCCACGGCCTGGATGATGTCCCGGGCCAGGGGCGTCTGTGTGATGTACTCGCACAGCTTCTTGTAGCAGTTCACCAGGATGCTCAGCTGCTTGTTCTCCTCAAACTGCTCATAGTCCTTGCACCAGCTACACGACGgtttcatcatcatcttcttGCCTTTACAGGTTTTGCAGACATAGTGCTGGCATGTGGAGTTGGTGGGAGCAATAGGGTCTTGTAGCAAATTTCctaagggaaaaagaaagagggagattACGATGGACTCAAGGCAGGTTTCCTGGACAGCAGGGGATTAATTTTTTGTACTGTCAAAAAAAATTGCCTCAGAAAGTTCAGCTGGTGACCAGAAAACGTCCCATCCCAGTGAAAGCCTGTACAAACCTCACAGCTGCccatctgcttttaaaacattaaataagaAATCCATCCCACCATCACTGGTTGTGTGCTGCAGTCTCTACAAACACTCTCAGCTCCAACACCGCCAAGCCTCTTGTCCCCTTCAGTTTTGTCCACGGAAACTTATGGAACACACAAGATTTCTAGGACTTTACTGAAAGTGTGACTATAAACTCCCATGACAAGTTACTGCAGAGATTTTAATGGaattaggaaaaacaaatggCAATAGAGCAGAGGGAAACTCTAAACAGGATGTAAAAACGATGGAACACCCACCCCAAAGGGGAAGGAGACACAGCAGACTCTGTGTTACTTTTCATTTAGTGTTTAGTGAAGCCATCAGAATGAAAGGATTTTCTCTGAGATCTTACTGTTAAGAATAAAAAACTACTAAAAATCAGTTGCTAAAGGAATCCACACACACCTGACAGCACAGAAAGTCTCAGAGCCCCAACACTGACAGCGTGGAAGGTTTTGTCTTCAGATCCCCAAAACTGTAAAAGCCTGAAagagtggttttggttttccttaaaaacaacCTAAATATCACCTAAGGATAAAATGGGAAAGAACTAAAATTCTGTACAGAAACAATCCAAGGAGTTCCTATATCCAGCCAGTGACAGGACTGCTTTGCTAtttccagccagctccaggcCAGGAAGATATTCCATCTCCCAAATTAAATTGCAGAGTATCTCTGCCATCCCAGCACCAGGGCTCCCCTCCTCTCCAAGCAGCACATTCTCAGCTTTGATCAGCCCCTTCTCCCAGAAGGAGCCTCTGTTGGATGAGTTACAGCCATCAGGGAATTCCCACCCAGATTTTCCAAAGTGAAAACATGCTGCTAAGgcaaatgaataaaattaaaccaTTTGGGAAGAGGAAGCAA from the Chiroxiphia lanceolata isolate bChiLan1 chromosome 10, bChiLan1.pri, whole genome shotgun sequence genome contains:
- the MSL2 gene encoding E3 ubiquitin-protein ligase MSL2 isoform X2, whose product is MMMKPSCSWCKDYEQFEENKQLSILVNCYKKLCEYITQTPLARDIIQAVDCSADLLALLKDGSPLHEDAEKPSDAALALCLTHSPVPSTSELPSDAPAGFPSVPEAAHNADGRGSAINGLPSCNGLPGEKLGVSLPSPEHASAIDVCGAGDYIKTEELPGGLQPVCDPVSGGDLCPAGIDICGFSEDMKPGGSLLLSVEEVLRSLETVSGTEVCDSGLQPGLEANMANGPFLQLSPPPLSHNIFMSTEASPHGISCTAATPKVVKLNRKRSRSESDSEKVQPLPISSIICGPTLGASAPVTVKQENKMSLQPIATVPNGGTTPKISKTVLLSNKSMKKNLEHAPKKSHPKAKPGVLKTKDKAKEKVPSSNVMPGSPTKTVYKKPQEKKGCKCGRATQNPSVLTCRGQRCPCYSNRKACLDCICRGCQNSYMANGEKKLEAFAVPEKALEQTRLTLGINVTSIAVRNASTSTSVINVTGSPVTTFLAASTHDEKSLDEAIDMRYDC
- the MSL2 gene encoding E3 ubiquitin-protein ligase MSL2 isoform X1, which produces MNPVNATALYVSASRLVLNYDPGDPQSFSEINKLLPYFRQSLSCCVCGNLLQDPIAPTNSTCQHYVCKTCKGKKMMMKPSCSWCKDYEQFEENKQLSILVNCYKKLCEYITQTPLARDIIQAVDCSADLLALLKDGSPLHEDAEKPSDAALALCLTHSPVPSTSELPSDAPAGFPSVPEAAHNADGRGSAINGLPSCNGLPGEKLGVSLPSPEHASAIDVCGAGDYIKTEELPGGLQPVCDPVSGGDLCPAGIDICGFSEDMKPGGSLLLSVEEVLRSLETVSGTEVCDSGLQPGLEANMANGPFLQLSPPPLSHNIFMSTEASPHGISCTAATPKVVKLNRKRSRSESDSEKVQPLPISSIICGPTLGASAPVTVKQENKMSLQPIATVPNGGTTPKISKTVLLSNKSMKKNLEHAPKKSHPKAKPGVLKTKDKAKEKVPSSNVMPGSPTKTVYKKPQEKKGCKCGRATQNPSVLTCRGQRCPCYSNRKACLDCICRGCQNSYMANGEKKLEAFAVPEKALEQTRLTLGINVTSIAVRNASTSTSVINVTGSPVTTFLAASTHDEKSLDEAIDMRYDC